The following proteins are co-located in the Calliphora vicina chromosome 2, idCalVici1.1, whole genome shotgun sequence genome:
- the LOC135951957 gene encoding uncharacterized protein LOC135951957: MDPQQQMQQTEKIIVEMLEFLESSSEEENDLDHPTSEKCPEDAQITSIKKDFNDNIVTEKLKINTKTGNDSKKYKKPTTAIAKELKKLKQQFPIWNTKEIAKNYKTLPNLHKAPETLDDCLNCKTSASRFDKANVQVDADIPASDYANVEWHNKLEANCRRSTSNSYIQEIHKAIYQDTTGHPPSGSADYYQAAQNYALYGKHFLDFPENLQAVLNDKNSQNTGGAENSNLITNFGNDLYAKPKTATPNAIAAPLTSAAATAATYYQICNSMQAQARPPPALSNNTPRNSTAYGIFLGNKVTYVAGTPTSPSLIYNQHSATTTNFVANSLANAALATSPTILYTNPMLTTTTQQYLNTFFKESQFLSTAALTTNSSQAATVPSNASGAGIYERLLYAQLLQQQIYQTQQAAAVAAMFQHKQRAAVAAATLAAAARQSSTGQNGNVIANTNRASPQHLTTVPSTTASSNGLTLNSCMRQARSSSPSELLRMKQQITPSIPASGNNESSKSSSD, encoded by the exons ATGGATCCTCAACAGCAGATGCAGCAAACggaaaaaataattgttgagatgttggaatttttagaat CTAGCAGCGAAGAAGAAAATGACCTTGACCATCCAACATCAGAGAAGTGCCCTGAAGATGCCCAAATTACGAgtattaaaaaagattttaatgatAATATTGTAACGGAAAagcttaaaataaatacaaaaactggaAATGACtcgaaaaaatataagaaacccACAACAGCTATAGCCAAGGAGTTAAAGAAATTGAAACAACAATTTCCCATATGGAATACCAAAGAAATTG CTAAGAACTATAAAACATTGCCAAATCTCCACAAAGCTCCTGAAACTTTGGATGATTGTTTAAATTGTAAAACATCTGCATCCAGATTTGATAAAGCCAATGTGCAGGTGGATGCTGATATTCCCGCTTCCGATTATGCCAATGTAGAGTGGCACAACAAATTAGAAGCTAATTGTCGTCGTAGTACTAGCAATTCGTACATACAAGAGATCCATAAAGCTATATATCAAGATACAACCGGTCACCCTCCTAGTGGCTCTGCGGACTACTATCAAGCAGCGCAAAATTATGCGCTTTAtggtaaacattttttagattttcctgAAAATCTACAAGCTGTTCTAAACGATAAAAACTCACAAAATACCGGCGGtgcagaaaattccaatttgaTAACAAACTTTGGCAACGATCTTTATGCG AAACCTAAAACCGCAACTCCAAATGCTATAGCTGCTCCCCTTACATCAGCAGCTGCAACCGCCGCCACTTATTATCAAATATGTAATAGTATGCAGGCACAAGCAAGACCGCCACCAGCTCTATCTAATAATACTCCTAGAAACTCAACAGCTTATGGTATATTTTTGGGCAATAAAGTCACTTACGTAGCCGGCACACCAACAAGCCCATCATTGATTTATAATCAACATAGTGCAACTACAACAAATTTCGTAGCGAATAGTTTAGCCAATGCAGCCCTAGCCACATCGCCAACCATCCTCTATACGAATCCCATGTTGACCACAACGACACAACAATATCTGAACACTTTCTTCAAAGAGTCTCAATTTCTAAGTACAGCGGCATTAACGACAAATTCTTCACAAGCGGCTACGGTGCCTTCGAATGCCAGCGGTGCTGGAATTTATGAACGTTTGCTGTACGCCCAACTGTTGCAACAGCAAATATATCAAACACAACAGGCGGCCGCCGTAGCAGCAATGTTCCAACATAAACAACGTGCCGCTGTGGCGGCTGCTACACTAGCTGCGGCAGCACGTCAGTCGAGCACTGGACAAAATGGAAATGTTATTGCAAACACCAACCGGGCATCGCCACAACATTTAACTACAGTGCCTTCAACAACTGCCAGCAGTAATGGATTAACTTTGAATAGTTGTATGCGACAAGCTAGAAGTAGTTCGCCATCAGAATTGCTGCGAATGAAGCAACAGATAACTCCCTCAATTCCGGCATCTGGTAATAATGAGAGCTCTAAATCTTCGAGCGATTAA
- the LOC135951582 gene encoding lysosomal aspartic protease-like: MLKFVVTLLSLALLSEAAIVVPLHKVKEPKSKANELYKLKSKYNDLIKIQPRDGVQESLMNYVDDSYYGKITIGTPAQEFLVLFDTGSSNLWVPVAPCASGDSACENHNTYDPSASSTYVQNDETFSIAYGSGSLSGYLVEDTVTVDGLAITNQVFAAATNEPGTTFTYSPFDGILGMGYQAISQDNVVPPFYNMYSQGLVDTNLFSFYLTREGTSNDGGVLVLGGVDDSHYTGDITYVPVSTEGYWQFQMNSAEVNGVNVCDNCQAIADTGTSLIAVPNSQYENIQAAIGATFNYDYYTYTVDCSTVDSLPALTLNIGGTTFTIEASDYILQSEGVCSSAFENIGMDMWILGDIFIGKYYSIFDLANNRVGFATAV; the protein is encoded by the coding sequence ATGTTGAAGTTTGTAGTAACACTTTTGAGTTTGGCTCTCCTCTCGGAGGCAGCCATTGTTGTGCCCTTGCACAAAGTCAAGGAGCCCAAAAGCAAGGCCAATGAATTGTACAAGTTGAAGAGCAAATACAATGATTTGATCAAAATCCAACCCAGAGATGGTGTTCAAGAAAGTTTAATGAACTACGTCGATGACTCGTACTATGGCAAGATCACCATTGGTACTCCAGCTCAAGAATTCTTGGTTTTATTCGATACCGGTTCCTCTAACTTGTGGGTACCTGTAGCTCCCTGTGCTTCCGGTGATTCTGCCTGTGAAAACCACAATACCTACGATCCCAGTGCTTCCTCAACCTATGTTCAAAATGATGAAACCTTCTCCATTGCCTACGGTAGTGGCAGTTTGTCTGGCTATTTGGTTGAAGATACCGTTACAGTTGATGGTTTGGCTATTACAAATCAAGTATTCGCTGCTGCTACTAATGAACCCGGCACCACCTTCACCTACTCTCCCTTCGATGGTATTTTGGGCATGGGCTATCAAGCTATTTCTCAAGACAATGTTGTGCCTCCTTTCTACAACATGTACTCCCAAGGATTGGTTGACACCAACTTGTTCTCCTTCTATTTGACTCGTGAAGGTACTTCTAATGATGGTGGTGTTCTTGTTTTGGGTGGTGTTGATGATAGCCACTATACCGGTGATATCACTTATGTTCCAGTCTCCACTGAAGGTTATTGGCAATTCCAAATGAACTCTGCTGAGGTTAATGGTGTCAATGTATGCGACAACTGCCAAGCTATTGCCGATACTGGCACTTCACTCATTGCTGTTCCCAACTCTCAATACGAAAACATTCAAGCGGCCATTGGTGCCACCTTCAACTACGATTACTACACCTACACCGTCGATTGCTCCACTGTCGATAGCTTGCCCGCTTTGACTTTGAACATTGGTGGTACTACATTCACCATTGAAGCCAGTGACTACATTCTCCAATCGGAAGGTGTCTGCTCTTCTGCTTTCGAAAACATTGGCATGGATATGTGGATTTTGGGTGATATTTTCATTGGCAAATACTACTCCATCTTCGATTTGGCCAACAACCGTGTTGGTTTCGCTACAgccgtttaa
- the LOC135951116 gene encoding lysosomal aspartic protease-like, whose amino-acid sequence MLKFVVTLLSLALLSEAAIVVPLHKVKEPKSKANELYKLKSKYNDLIKIQPRDGVQESLMNYVDDSYYGKITIGTPAQEFLVLFDTGSSNLWVPVAPCASGDSACENHNTYDPSASSTYVQNGETFSIAYGSGSLSGYLVEDTVTVEGLAITNQVFAAATNEPGTTFTYSPFDGILGMGYQAISQDNVVPPFYNMYSQGLVDTNLFSFYLTREGTSNDGGVLVLGGVDDSHYTGDITYVPVSTEGYWQFQMNSAEVNGVNVCDNCQAIADTGTSLIAVPNSQYENIQAAIGATFNYDYYTYTVDCSTVDSLPALTLNIGGTTFTIEASDYILQSEGVCSSAFENIGMDMWILGDIFIGKYYSIFDLANNRVGFATAV is encoded by the coding sequence ATGTTGAAGTTTGTAGTAACACTTTTGAGTTTGGCTCTCCTCTCAGAGGCAGCCATTGTTGTGCCCTTGCACAAGGTCAAGGAGCCCAAAAGCAAGGCCAATGAATTGTATAAATTGAAGAGCAAATACAATGATTTGATCAAAATCCAACCCAGAGATGGTGTCCAAGAAAGTTTAATGAACTACGTCGATGACTCGTACTATGGCAAGATCACCATTGGTACTCCAGCTCAAGAATTCTTGGTTTTATTCGATACCGGTTCCTCCAACTTGTGGGTACCTGTAGCTCCCTGTGCTTCCGGTGATTCTGCCTGTGAAAACCACAATACCTACGATCCCAGTGCTTCCTCAACCTATGTTCAAAATGGTGAAACCTTCTCCATTGCCTACGGTAGTGGCAGTTTGTCTGGCTATTTGGTTGAAGATACCGTTACAGTGGAAGGTTTGGCTATTACAAATCAAGTATTCGCTGCTGCTACTAATGAACCCGGCACTACTTTCACCTACTCTCCCTTCGATGGTATTTTGGGCATGGGCTATCAAGCTATTTCTCAAGACAATGTTGTGCCTCCTTTCTACAACATGTACTCCCAAGGATTGGTTGACACCAACTTGTTCTCCTTCTATTTGACTCGTGAAGGTACTTCTAATGATGGTGGTGTTCTTGTTTTGGGTGGTGTTGATGATAGCCACTATACCGGTGATATCACTTATGTTCCAGTCTCCACTGAAGGTTATTGGCAATTCCAAATGAACTCTGCTGAGGTTAATGGTGTCAATGTATGCGACAACTGCCAAGCTATTGCCGATACTGGCACTTCACTCATTGCTGTTCCCAACTCCCAATACGAAAACATTCAAGCTGCCATTGGTGCCACCTTCAACTACGATTACTACACCTACACCGTCGATTGCTCCACCGTCGATAGCTTGCCCGCTTTGACTTTGAACATTGGTGGTACTACATTCACCATTGAAGCCAGTGACTACATTCTCCAATCGGAAGGTGTCTGCTCTTCTGCTTTCGAAAACATTGGCATGGATATGTGGATTTTGGGTGATATTTTCATTGGCAAATACTACTCCATCTTCGATTTGGCCAACAACCGTGTTGGTTTCGCTACAgccgtttaa